In a single window of the Terrirubrum flagellatum genome:
- a CDS encoding FAD-dependent oxidoreductase has translation MAIGDSRREQVFPTLSALQISTARRFASGAPHRFGPRDVVYEIGDRNAPSWLILDGSADAIRRSAAGQSSLVTTYGPGQFTGETNQLSGRPSLMSVVAGDAGAVAIPFDAPHLRALVIGSADVGETIMRAFILRRVMLIEAGQTGGAGSILIGRRDDPGIVELSGFLTRNGYPHTVIAACEAEGRELVERLGVAPEDLPLMICPNGTVLRRPSNADAASCLGITPDLDPGKVYDVAVIGAGPAGLATAVYGASEGLSVLVLDSRAFGGQAGASSRIENYLGFPTGISGQALAGRAFNQAAKFGAELAIPLTVEALRCHGADAEVPFTLELSDGGIARSRTVVVASGARYRRPDIPNIEELEGAGVSYWASPVEARLCAGEDVVLVGGGNSAGQAVAYLAPQVRRLHLVVRRPLEQTMSRYLIDRIAALPNVELHVDSEIADLYGDRATGLTGALFRDRLTGAVREHRSRHLFLFIGADPNTDWLDGCVALDRTGFVLTGERAGDGERLPLETSRPGIFAVGDTRAGSTKRVAAAVGEGAAVIAQIHAFLARNVADASNPVRQA, from the coding sequence GTGGCGATCGGCGACTCTCGGCGAGAGCAGGTTTTTCCGACATTATCTGCCCTTCAAATTTCGACGGCGCGTCGTTTCGCGAGTGGCGCACCGCACCGCTTCGGGCCTCGCGACGTCGTCTACGAGATTGGCGACCGTAACGCTCCTTCCTGGTTGATCCTTGACGGCTCGGCTGACGCAATCCGGCGCAGCGCAGCCGGACAGTCGTCGCTGGTCACCACTTACGGCCCCGGCCAGTTCACTGGCGAGACCAATCAGCTCTCGGGCCGTCCATCCCTCATGTCGGTCGTGGCAGGTGACGCCGGCGCAGTCGCGATACCCTTTGATGCGCCGCATCTGCGCGCACTCGTCATCGGATCAGCGGATGTCGGTGAAACGATCATGCGCGCCTTCATTCTCCGGCGCGTCATGCTGATCGAGGCGGGGCAGACCGGCGGCGCAGGATCGATCCTGATCGGACGCCGGGATGATCCCGGCATCGTCGAGTTGTCGGGATTTCTCACCCGCAACGGTTACCCACATACCGTCATCGCAGCATGCGAGGCCGAGGGGCGCGAACTGGTCGAACGGCTCGGCGTCGCCCCCGAAGATCTACCGCTGATGATCTGTCCGAACGGCACGGTGCTCAGACGCCCGAGCAATGCGGATGCCGCGTCCTGTCTCGGCATCACACCAGATCTCGACCCGGGCAAGGTCTATGATGTGGCGGTCATTGGTGCGGGGCCGGCTGGGCTGGCCACTGCCGTCTATGGCGCATCCGAAGGGTTGTCCGTCCTGGTCCTGGACAGCCGCGCTTTCGGCGGCCAGGCGGGCGCATCCTCCCGGATCGAGAACTATCTCGGCTTCCCGACCGGCATATCCGGACAAGCGCTCGCCGGTCGGGCCTTCAATCAAGCGGCGAAATTCGGCGCTGAGCTCGCAATTCCGCTGACCGTGGAAGCGCTCCGCTGTCACGGCGCGGATGCGGAAGTCCCATTCACACTTGAGCTCAGCGATGGCGGCATTGCGCGGTCGCGGACCGTTGTGGTTGCTTCGGGAGCGCGCTACCGGCGGCCCGACATTCCCAACATCGAAGAGCTGGAGGGGGCCGGCGTTTCCTACTGGGCATCGCCCGTCGAGGCGCGACTTTGCGCCGGCGAGGATGTCGTCTTGGTCGGCGGAGGAAACTCAGCAGGCCAGGCCGTCGCCTATCTCGCGCCGCAGGTCAGGCGCCTGCACCTGGTGGTGCGCCGCCCCCTCGAACAGACCATGTCCCGATACCTGATCGATCGGATCGCGGCGTTGCCCAATGTCGAACTCCATGTCGACAGCGAGATCGCCGATTTGTACGGCGACCGGGCGACAGGCCTTACCGGAGCGCTGTTTCGGGACAGGCTAACCGGCGCGGTCCGAGAGCACAGATCGCGCCATCTCTTCCTCTTCATTGGCGCCGATCCCAATACAGACTGGCTCGATGGATGTGTGGCGCTCGATCGAACAGGTTTCGTTCTCACAGGGGAACGCGCCGGTGACGGTGAGCGGCTTCCACTGGAAACGAGCCGCCCAGGCATATTTGCCGTCGGAGATACACGCGCCGGCTCGACCAAACGGGTCGCCGCAGCCGTCGGCGAAGGCGCCGCCGTTATCGCGCAGATTCACGCATTCCTGGCGCGGAATGTCGCGGACGCATCCAATCCAGTGCGTCAGGCTTAA